A genomic window from Pecten maximus chromosome 2, xPecMax1.1, whole genome shotgun sequence includes:
- the LOC117321628 gene encoding 60S ribosomal protein L23 — protein MSKRGRGGSAGGKFRISLALPVGAVINCADNTGAKNLYVIAVKGIKGRLNRMPAAGAGDMIVATVKKGKPELRKKVMPAVVVRQRKSVRRKNGVFIYFEDNAGVIVNNKGEMKGSAITGPVAKECADLWPRIASNASSIS, from the exons ATGTCGAAGAGAG GACGTGGAGGTTCCGCGGGAGGAAAATTCCGTATCTCGCTGGCTCTGCCAGTTGGGGCAGTTATCAACTGCGCTGACAACACAG GGGCCAAGAACCTGTATGTTATTGCTGTGAAGGGCATCAAGGGTCGTTTGAACAGAATGCCAGCAGCTGGAGCTGGAGACATGATTGTAGCCACCGTCAAAAAGGGCAAGCCAGAACTCAGAAAAAAAG taaTGCCTGCTGTGGTGGTGCGGCAACGTAAATCAGTCCGGAGGAAGAACGGGGTGTTTATATACTTTGAAGACAATGCCGGGGTGATAGTGAATAACAAGGGAGAAATGAAAG GGTCTGCTATCACTGGTCCTGTAGCAAAGGAATGCGCAGATTTGTGGCCCCGTATTGCATCAAACGCCAGTTCTATCTCGTAG